The Mariluticola halotolerans nucleotide sequence CGCTGGTTGATTGAAACGCCGATTGACCATCTGCACTCCCCACGCCAGCGCATTCGCGTTGACATGTTGCGGCCGGGCACAGCGGAGGTTGTGGGCCGTGCGGAAGTGAATTTTGAAATCCAGCTGCCTGAAACAGGCGATGCGGTTGCGGTGGCGGATAATGGTGCGGCGGAAGCCGAGATCAATGCCACGGCCGCAGCGGCAGACGCAGGCGCTGCGCTGACAAGCCCGCCTGTGGTGGGTGAGGCGGCGGCGGATGCCTCATCACAGGATGCATCGATGGATGTGGCTGCCAATGATGGTGCGATGGCCGATGAGGCGGCGGACAGTGATGTGCCGACGCTGACAGCTGTGCAGGTCGGCGATCCTGATGCCCAGCGCTTTGCCTCGGGCAAGGCGATTATTCGGGGTGGCGACAATCTTTGGACGATTGCCAGCCGCGTCTATGGCACCGGCTATCGCTACACCACCATCTATCGGGCCAATCGTGACCAGATCCGCAATCCCGACCTGATTTATCCCGGACAGGTGTTTGAATTACCGGAAGCGGACTAAAGACAGAAGCCGCATTGCACAAAGTTTTCTTGTGCTTTGCGGCAGCTTCTTTTATCGTTAAATCACGATGATCGATGAAAACCACCCAGATACGGTTCTGGCGCATGCCATGCGCGCACTCGGGCATCCCGTGCGGCTGAGCATTTTGCGCATTCTTGCGGAAAAATGTGATCCGCAATGCTGCTGCACCGAGGTGACGCAGTGCTTGCCGTTGGCGCAATCAACGGTATCGCAGCATATCAAGGTGCTGTTTGAGGCGGGGCTGGTGAAGCGCGACGCGCGGGGCACCCGCAATTGCTATTCCATCGATTTTGCGCGGCTTGATGCGCTGCAAGCTGCTTATGATTCCTACCTGTCCGGCCTGAGACCAAAACGAGGGACGCCCATACCGGCGTCGATACCGGAAAGCGTATAAAGCGAGTGACCGACATTTCTGACGACAAAGCAAAAGTGAGCGCTGACGAGGGTTCGCTGCTCACGACTATTCGCCATTTGTGGACATATATGTGGCCCGCCGACCGGGCGGACCTGAAACTGCGGGTGCTGCTGGCCATAGGCGCGCTTGTGCTGGCGAAAGTGGCCACCACGCTGGTGCCCTTTGCCTATAAGGGCATTATCGACAGTCTGCCTGAAAGCGGCGTGGCACCAGAGATGATGATGGGGCTGGCGGTGCCGATTGTGCTGGTGATCGCCTATGGTCTCGGCAATATCATGGATTCAGGGTTTCAGCAGTTGCGGGACATCCTGTTTGCCAGTGTGGGGCAGCACGCGGTGCGGCGCCTCGCTTATCAGACCTTTACCCATTTGCACCGGCTGTCGCTGCGCTATCATTTGCAGCGCCGCACGGGCGGGCTGAGCCGTGTGATTGAACGCGGGACCAAGGGCATTGAGACGATTGTGCGTTTCACCATGCTCAACACAGCCCCGGTATTGCTGGAATTCGTGATTGTGGCCGGGGTGTTTTTATACATGTTCGGCTGGTCGTTTCTGGCGATCGTGGTGCTGATTATCTGGCTGTATATCTGGTTCACGGTGAAGGCGAGCAATTGGCGGATTGCCATTCGCCGGGACATGAATGACAGCGATACTGATGCCAATTCCAAGGCAATCGACAGCCTGCTGAATTTTGAAACGGTCAAATATTTCGGCAATGAGAAGCTGGAAGCGGACCGGTTTGACGAATCCATGTCGCGCTATGAGCATTCAGCCGTTCGGATATGGACATCGCTGGGCTACCTGAACTTCGGGCAGGGGCTGATCTTCTGGTCCGGGCTGACGGTGATTGGCGTGATGTCGGTGCAGCGTGTGATGGCCGGGACCATGAGCATGGGCGATTTCGTGCTGGTGAATACGTTCATGATGCAGATTTATCGCCCGCTCAACATGATCGGCTTTGTTTATCGCGAAATCCGGCAGGGGCTGGCCGATATCGAGGCCATGTTCAAGCTGCTGGGGCAGGACCCCGAGATTGTGGATTCGCCGCAGGCTGTGCCGCTGAAGGTTACCGGCCCTGTGTTGCGGTTTGAGGATGTGCATTTTCACTATGATGCGGACCGGCCGATCCTCAAGGGGATCAGCTTTGAAGTGCCTGCAGGCAAGACGATTGCAGTTGTGGGACCATCGGGGGCCGGCAAATCAACGATTTCGCGGCTCATTTACCGGTTCTACGATGTGACAGGTGGCCGGGTGACCATTGACGGGCAGGATGTGCGCGATGTGACCCAGGGCTCCTTGCGGGCGGCGATTGGCATGGTGCCGCAGGACACGGTGCTGTTCAACGATTCCATTGCGTACAATATCCGCTATGGCCGGCCCGATGCGGCAGAGGCCGAGGTGCGCGAAGCGGCGCAGATGGCGCAGATTGGCGATTTCATTGCCACGCTGCCCCAGGGCTTTGAAACGCCTGTGGGGGAACGTGGGCTGAAGCTTTCGGGCGGTGAAAAGCAGCGCGTGGCGATTGCGCGGACCATTCTGAAAAGCCCGCCAATTCTCATTCTGGATGAGGCGACCTCGGCACTGGATACCCAGACCGAGCGTGATATCCAGACCGCGCTCGATGCAGTTTCAGCAGACCGGACAACGCTGGTGATTGCGCATCGCCTGTCGACAGTTGTCGATGCGGATGAGATTATTGTGCTGCGGGGCGGTGAAATTGCCGAACGGGGCACGCATCCTGAGCTGCTGGCGATGGAGGGGCTTTATGCCCAGATGTGGAACCGCCAGCGTGAAGCCACGGAAGCGGAAGAACAGTTCCGTCAGAAGACGGTGGATGCGGATGGTTTCCTCGGCCGGGCAGCGGAGAAGATCGAATAGCATTGGCGAGGCGCTGGTGCCTGCCGCTTCTGGATTGCCGCGCGGCTTCGCCGCTCGCAATGACGGCGGCGGGGCTTTGTGTTCGTGGCGGCCTTCCCTCATGTTGAGCCTGTCGAAGGATGGGCGGCACGCGCGGTGTTGAAACCCTCGTGGTTCGACAAGCTTACCATGAGGGTTTTGGACGTATTTCGCATCCATCCCATTCTCTTTTTTGCCCGGACCTGATCCGGGCATCCATTCGGTGTGGCCTGTATCGTATGGACCCCCGGGTCACGCCCGAGGGAGAAGGAAGAGAGCGTTTTTTATTCTTCGTCACCCGACCCGGATATGCCGGGCTTTGGCATTCGGCCGTGCCACGGCGCGACTGGCCTTTGCGGGACGGATCGAGGTCCCAATCAAACGGGGGGATAAGGGGCATGCTGCATGCCTGGATGCGCGCTTATGGCGCTAGCAAAAAGGCCCGCACAATGTGCGGGCCTTTTTTTGTCTGGATGGTGGGGCTTTTATTCAGCCGCCTGCCGGGAGACCACGGTGACACCGTTGGTTTCGGTTTCCACCAGACCGGTCTGATCCACTTCCATATATTTGCGGGCGCTATCCAGATCGCCGGGTATTTCGGCACCAGACCCCTTGGCGGGGCGGCGGCCGAACAGGCCGGTGACGAAGCTGGAGAGGGCTGCAAATACGTTGGACAGCCGAGCCCAGATGACCGAGGGCGCGGTGATCATGACCGGGACCATGACCAGTGTCAGCAGCGTGGACAGGAACAGGCCGGACACAAGCGCTGCCGACAGGTTGATGAACCACGAACCGGCAATGCCGCCGGTGACGATTTCGCGGCGGACAAAGTCGAACTCAACGTTCAGCGCCATCGGGATTACGCCGAGGGCCGTCACTGTTGCTGTCAGCAGCACCGGCCGGACACGCTGGGCGGTGGTGAGCAACATGGCCTTGATCGGTTCAACGCCGTCATCACGGTTGTAGTGATTGTAGGTGTCGATCAAAACGATGCCGTTTTTCACCACGATGCCGGCAAGCGCCACGATGCCGAGGCCAGTCATGATGGCCGAGAAGGCCATGCCGGTGACCAGCATGCCGAGCAGAACGCCCGCCATGGACATGACCACTGTCGTTAGCGTGACAAAGACCTGCCAGAACCGGTTATATTCGATCAACAACACCAGGAAGATGAGGAACAGGGCACCCACGAGAGCCTTGACCATGAAGGCGTTGGTTTCGTTGGTCTGTTCTTCGGCACCGCCATAAACAATCTCCACGCCTGTGGGCCATGCCTGATCGCCGGCCCAGGCCTGCAGTTGCGCGACCTTTTCGGCAGCGGCGAGACCGGGTTCCAGATTGGCGGCCACGCTCATGACATAGGTGCTGTCCCGACGGGTGATGTTGGCCACCTTCTGCACCGCCTTGCGGGAGATGAAGTTGGAGACCGGGACAAGACCCTGACTGGTGACAATCCGCATGGTATCGAGAGCGGCGAAGCTGCGCTCTTCTTCCGGCAGACGGACACGGATATCGAGCTCGTCGGTGGCGTCATCCGGCCGGTAGCTGCCAACCTTCACACCGGTGGTGACCAGCTGAATATAGGGGCTGAGTTCACGTACGCCGATGCCATATTTGGCTGCCTGAACACGATCGACGGTGATCTGCCAATCGATGCCCGGTGCCGGACGGCCATCTTCGATGTCGATGGTGCCGCCCAGATCGTTCTCGATATAATCGCGCAGTTTGGCAACCGAGGGCTCGAGATCGTCGTAGGTGTTGCTTTCTACCCGCAGATTGATGGCCTTGCCCGCGGGCGGGCCATCTTCCTGGGCTGCAATCTGCACATCAAGGCCCGGGATGTCCTTCACCCGTTCGCGGATGTTTTCGAAGATTTCCGCAGCCGGTACGCGCTCTTTCCACGGCAGAAGCTGCAATTGCAGCGTGCCGATGGTGTCGGGCGGTGCGGCATTGGCGCCAAAACCGCCATCCCCACCGCCAAAGGTGAGAATGCTGTCCTGAATGCCATTGACCTGCAGCACTTCCGCTTCGACTTCACGCAGGAAGCCACGGATTTCCACTGGCGAGTAATTGCCACGGGCAACCACTGAAACCGTGCCGTATTCGGGCTCGGAAGCCGGGAAGGCCACGGTGCCGGTCGGGTTCATGCTGTAGAGCACGAAAATGCCCACGACGATGGAAAAGCCCGCCGTCAGGGTCAGGATGGGGTGATGCAGGAGTTTGGACATGACCCGCACATAGACACCGGTCAGGCCGGGGACCTTTTTGGCGTCGAACTTGTCCGGATACATGACCAGACTTGCCGATTCCTGTTCCTTTTCATCCATGCTGCTGCGGGCGATCATGGCACCGATAATGGGCATGAAGACCAGGGCCGAGAGCAGGGAGGCCACCATGACCACAATAACGGTGATCGGCAGATAGCTCATGAACTTGCCGATAATACCCGGCCAGAACAGCAGCGGAATGAAGGCACCGAGCGTGGTGGCGGTGGCGGAAACCACCGGCACGAACATTTTGCGCGCGGCATAGATGAAGGCTTCCTTGCGCGACAGGCCTTCGGCCAGTTTGCGCTCGGCATATTCCACGACCACGATCGGATCGTCCACGAGCACACCCACGGCGATGACGAGACCGAACATGACCATCATGTTGACGCTCATGCCCATGGTCTGCACCACGAGGAAGGCAATCATGAAGGAGATCGGAATCGAGGTGCCGATCATGAGGGCCGGACGAACGCCCAGTGTGGCGATACAGGTGATCAGCACCAGCGCCACGGCGGTGAGCACCGCAGCTTCAAGCGAACGGTAGAGACCGATTGTGCTTTCGGACTGATCGAGCAGGAAGGAATGCTGAATGCCGGCTGGCCATGCATCCGTGACTTCGGTTGCCACCCGGCGTACTTCTTCGGATACTTGGATAATATTGGTGCCGAGTTTTTTGGTGACGCCAATGGTGATGGCGGGTGAGCCGTTTACATAGGCAAACTCGGTTGCATCCTTGAAGGTGCGGGTGATGGCGGCCACATCGCCGAAGGTGACGACCGTGTCGCCACTCGTTTTGAGAGGCAAGGAATAGACATCTGCCGCATTGGTGATCAGGCCGGGCACTTCAACGTTGAAGGAACCCTGGCCGGTGTCGAGCGTGCCGCCGGCGACAACCAGGTTATTGCGGGCGAGGGCATCGAACAATTGCGATGCTGTGAGGTCATAAGCATCGAGGCGGTCAAGATCGATGCGCACTTCGAGCACTTCGTCACGAGAACCTGAAATGGTGACGTCCTGCACGTCGCCGATTTTCTCAAGTGCTTCCTTGAGTTCGTCGGCACGATTGACCAATGTGCGCTCAGGCACCTCGCCATAAAGCGCAATGGACAGAACCGGCACGTCCGAGAAGGAGATCTCGGTAATGGTTGGCTCATTGGCGTCGCTGGGGAGTTCGGAGCTCACGCCATCCATCTTGGCGCGGATATCGGAGAGCGCCTGGTCCTTGTCGGCATTGACGTCAAACTCGAGAAAGACCGACACATGGCCGGTGGTCGATGTTGAGGTCATGCTTTCAAGGCCATCGAGATCCGTCAGCCGGTCTTCAATGGGTTTGGCCAAAAGCCGTTCAGCATCTCGCGGGGAGACGCCTGTCTGGCTGACCGAGACGTAGAAATAGGGGATGTCGATTGCCGGGAAGCTTTCCTTGGGCAATGTCAGATAGGCAGAAAAACCTGCGCCCAGCAGGAGGACCATGACGGTCATCACCACGCGGGGCATGCGCAGAACGCGTTCGAGGAAATTGATCACGAGGTTGCCCCTTCATCATCAGCAGCAGTTTCAGCTTTTACCGTTTGACCCGCCTGAACGTTCTCCTGTCCCAGCGTGATAACATCGACCACAGGTGGCAGGCCGGAAACCCAGACGCCGTCGCGTGTGTCGCTGATGATCGTGACCGGATAGAAGACAACCTTGCTGTCTTCAACAGCGCGGATGCCGACATCACCGGCGTCATCAAGGGTCAGGACCGATTGCGGCAAGAGGTGCGCGGGCATGGAGCCCATATCGACCGTTGCGGTTGCTGTCAGGCCTGAGCGGATGGCGTTGTCCGGGTTGGGAACTTCCATCTCGACTTCGAACGTGCGGGTGCTGGCGTCGGCCGTTGCCGCGATATAGGTCACCGTGCCCTTGGCGGAGCGTCCGTTGATTGTGGTCAGCGTTGCCGGAAGTCCTGACTTTGCCAAACCAATGCGCGCCTCGGGAATGCTGCCGACGAAGATGATCGGGTCCAGCTGCACGATGGTCGCGCAGATGCCGCCTGCCGGGAGCAGGGCGCCTTCTTCAACCAGTGGGTCCTGCACCAGGCCCGAAATTTTCGAATGGATCTCGGTGCGGTCCAGTTCTGCCTGCGCCTGATCGAGCGCGGCCTCAGCCGATTTCAGCGCACTTTCGAGCGCTGTTTCGGTGTTGGGTGCGGCGAGACCTTTTTCACGGAGCTTGGCGTTGGTTTCGTAGTTGAGGCGGGCACTGGCCAGATTGGCCTCTGCCTGCGCTACCGACGCGGCCCGGGTGCCCTGGTCAAGCGTGCAGAGCAGGTCACCGGCGGCAACCTGATCGCCCTTTGCAACATGCACCTTGTCAACGATGCCGCTGGTTTCAGCAGAGGCAGAGATGACGGACTTGGCCTTGGTCTTGCCTCGAAGCGGGACCTCCAGCGGCATTGCCTGCACCGAAAACGTTTTGATTCGCACAGAACGGGCAGTGCCCTCTCGCGTGACATTCTCAACATTACGTTCTGCAATGCTGAGGTGGGGGTTGATTTCCTCCTCGGAACCGGCAGCGCCATGCGCCTCTTCTTCACCGTGCCCGGCGTCGCCGCCGATGAGGGAAATAATAGGTTTCTCGCCATTGCCGGGCCCCTGGCCGCCGCGCACAAGAACGCCGCCGCCCATCCAGAGTGCAACAATGACAATAAGTATAAACGCAACGCCGTACGATCTCAGAAAGCGCATAGTAATGTCCTGTATTTTTATTCCGCTGCTTCAGCGGCCCTGTTCTCGGGGCGTGCCAATGCGATTAGTTCGTGCATATGGGTTGCGATATAGTTCCGCGCAACCTTCATACAGGTCATCCCGTATTGAATGACCCAAGTGTCATGGGGCGTGTTGGACTTCTGCAATAGCTTGTTGAGCCCTGAAAGTTTGTTGTCGAGAATTTCGAGACGCTCGTTCAGCCGGGTTTCGACGAGGCTGGCGGGCAGCATCGGGGCGAACCGGGCGAACAAGAGAAATTCACTGCGATAGACATCGTCGCCCAGTTCCTCAAACAAGGAATCATGGAAAGCGGTGCGACCAGCTTCAGTTATGGAATAGACTTTTTTTGCGGGTTTGCCGTCCTGCAGTTCTACCTGACTTGTAACAAGTTCTTCTTCCTCGAGCTTGGCGAGGGCAGGGTAGATGGACCCAAAGCTTGCTTCGACGAAATAGGCATACTCGCCCTCCACGGAAAGCTTACGGATCTCGTAGCCTGTCGCGTTCTCGTCATACAAGATTGCCAAGCAAAGTGTCTTGACGTTCATTAGGGTTCCTCGAGCTATATCGGCCCAGCATATGTTGGTCCTATATATGCTGCTCAAGCATGACGCAATTGTTAACTTTGCATGTCAGGTCTGCAATAATGCATGCATGCGTTTTGCGGCGGCTTTTCCCAATTCCTCATCGTCGGCAGCGA carries:
- a CDS encoding ArsR/SmtB family transcription factor, with the translated sequence MIDENHPDTVLAHAMRALGHPVRLSILRILAEKCDPQCCCTEVTQCLPLAQSTVSQHIKVLFEAGLVKRDARGTRNCYSIDFARLDALQAAYDSYLSGLRPKRGTPIPASIPESV
- a CDS encoding ABCB family ABC transporter ATP-binding protein/permease, translating into MTDISDDKAKVSADEGSLLTTIRHLWTYMWPADRADLKLRVLLAIGALVLAKVATTLVPFAYKGIIDSLPESGVAPEMMMGLAVPIVLVIAYGLGNIMDSGFQQLRDILFASVGQHAVRRLAYQTFTHLHRLSLRYHLQRRTGGLSRVIERGTKGIETIVRFTMLNTAPVLLEFVIVAGVFLYMFGWSFLAIVVLIIWLYIWFTVKASNWRIAIRRDMNDSDTDANSKAIDSLLNFETVKYFGNEKLEADRFDESMSRYEHSAVRIWTSLGYLNFGQGLIFWSGLTVIGVMSVQRVMAGTMSMGDFVLVNTFMMQIYRPLNMIGFVYREIRQGLADIEAMFKLLGQDPEIVDSPQAVPLKVTGPVLRFEDVHFHYDADRPILKGISFEVPAGKTIAVVGPSGAGKSTISRLIYRFYDVTGGRVTIDGQDVRDVTQGSLRAAIGMVPQDTVLFNDSIAYNIRYGRPDAAEAEVREAAQMAQIGDFIATLPQGFETPVGERGLKLSGGEKQRVAIARTILKSPPILILDEATSALDTQTERDIQTALDAVSADRTTLVIAHRLSTVVDADEIIVLRGGEIAERGTHPELLAMEGLYAQMWNRQREATEAEEQFRQKTVDADGFLGRAAEKIE
- a CDS encoding efflux RND transporter permease subunit, which codes for MINFLERVLRMPRVVMTVMVLLLGAGFSAYLTLPKESFPAIDIPYFYVSVSQTGVSPRDAERLLAKPIEDRLTDLDGLESMTSTSTTGHVSVFLEFDVNADKDQALSDIRAKMDGVSSELPSDANEPTITEISFSDVPVLSIALYGEVPERTLVNRADELKEALEKIGDVQDVTISGSRDEVLEVRIDLDRLDAYDLTASQLFDALARNNLVVAGGTLDTGQGSFNVEVPGLITNAADVYSLPLKTSGDTVVTFGDVAAITRTFKDATEFAYVNGSPAITIGVTKKLGTNIIQVSEEVRRVATEVTDAWPAGIQHSFLLDQSESTIGLYRSLEAAVLTAVALVLITCIATLGVRPALMIGTSIPISFMIAFLVVQTMGMSVNMMVMFGLVIAVGVLVDDPIVVVEYAERKLAEGLSRKEAFIYAARKMFVPVVSATATTLGAFIPLLFWPGIIGKFMSYLPITVIVVMVASLLSALVFMPIIGAMIARSSMDEKEQESASLVMYPDKFDAKKVPGLTGVYVRVMSKLLHHPILTLTAGFSIVVGIFVLYSMNPTGTVAFPASEPEYGTVSVVARGNYSPVEIRGFLREVEAEVLQVNGIQDSILTFGGGDGGFGANAAPPDTIGTLQLQLLPWKERVPAAEIFENIRERVKDIPGLDVQIAAQEDGPPAGKAINLRVESNTYDDLEPSVAKLRDYIENDLGGTIDIEDGRPAPGIDWQITVDRVQAAKYGIGVRELSPYIQLVTTGVKVGSYRPDDATDELDIRVRLPEEERSFAALDTMRIVTSQGLVPVSNFISRKAVQKVANITRRDSTYVMSVAANLEPGLAAAEKVAQLQAWAGDQAWPTGVEIVYGGAEEQTNETNAFMVKALVGALFLIFLVLLIEYNRFWQVFVTLTTVVMSMAGVLLGMLVTGMAFSAIMTGLGIVALAGIVVKNGIVLIDTYNHYNRDDGVEPIKAMLLTTAQRVRPVLLTATVTALGVIPMALNVEFDFVRREIVTGGIAGSWFINLSAALVSGLFLSTLLTLVMVPVMITAPSVIWARLSNVFAALSSFVTGLFGRRPAKGSGAEIPGDLDSARKYMEVDQTGLVETETNGVTVVSRQAAE
- a CDS encoding efflux RND transporter periplasmic adaptor subunit — translated: MRFLRSYGVAFILIVIVALWMGGGVLVRGGQGPGNGEKPIISLIGGDAGHGEEEAHGAAGSEEEINPHLSIAERNVENVTREGTARSVRIKTFSVQAMPLEVPLRGKTKAKSVISASAETSGIVDKVHVAKGDQVAAGDLLCTLDQGTRAASVAQAEANLASARLNYETNAKLREKGLAAPNTETALESALKSAEAALDQAQAELDRTEIHSKISGLVQDPLVEEGALLPAGGICATIVQLDPIIFVGSIPEARIGLAKSGLPATLTTINGRSAKGTVTYIAATADASTRTFEVEMEVPNPDNAIRSGLTATATVDMGSMPAHLLPQSVLTLDDAGDVGIRAVEDSKVVFYPVTIISDTRDGVWVSGLPPVVDVITLGQENVQAGQTVKAETAADDEGATS
- a CDS encoding PadR family transcriptional regulator, with protein sequence MNVKTLCLAILYDENATGYEIRKLSVEGEYAYFVEASFGSIYPALAKLEEEELVTSQVELQDGKPAKKVYSITEAGRTAFHDSLFEELGDDVYRSEFLLFARFAPMLPASLVETRLNERLEILDNKLSGLNKLLQKSNTPHDTWVIQYGMTCMKVARNYIATHMHELIALARPENRAAEAAE